One genomic window of Quercus lobata isolate SW786 chromosome 9, ValleyOak3.0 Primary Assembly, whole genome shotgun sequence includes the following:
- the LOC115960962 gene encoding uncharacterized protein LOC115960962, with the protein MSKFYTTSSQAKELCDEAKTAKKKNKELNNEVLLKKGEVIRLTEDLSCLQGIETKLKDEVEELKADSIEKETHITHLEGKISKFNLSLEKACEEVVAAFKKSDEYKNHLDSYYATSYKYFHADAKEAYPDLDFDSFKIPLATESSLLPTSSEDVNVVDDATNEVT; encoded by the coding sequence ATGTCAAAGTTTTACACGACGTCTAGTCAAGCTAAGGAGTTATGTGATGAAGCCAAGACGGccaagaagaagaacaaagagcTGAACAATGAGGTCCTTTTGAAAAAGGGGGAAGTAATCAGATTGACTGAGGATCTCAGTTGTTTGCAAGGAATAGAGACGAAGTTGAAAGACGAGGTTGAGGAACTTAAAGCAGATTCCATTGAAAAAGAGACCCACATTACTCACTTAGAGGgaaaaatttcaaagttcaacTTGTCTTTGGAGAAggcttgtgaagaagttgttgcaGCTTTTAAGAAGTCAGACGAGTACAAGAATCATCTAGACAGTTATTATGCAACTAGCTACAAGTACTTTCATGCTGATGCCAAGGAGGCTTACCCTGATCTGGACTTTGATTCCTTTAAAATTCCTCTTGCCACAGAAAGTTCCTTGCTTCCGACTAGTTCTGAGGACGTCAACGTGGTGGACGATGCTACTAATGAAGTAACCTAA